A genomic segment from Juglans regia cultivar Chandler chromosome 14, Walnut 2.0, whole genome shotgun sequence encodes:
- the LOC108991414 gene encoding uncharacterized protein LOC108991414 gives MDDIPTCYHLQNGDSPGTILVSNILTGDNYHSWSRSMVMAFKAKNKIGFVDGSIRQPIFTDNTYELWERCNNMVSSWLINSVSKEIGCSIICAKSARDMCLDLKNRFTQGNGPRIYQLQKDLSVLMQADLSVRDYYTRFKSLWDELLDYNQVPSCSCGALQKCKCGAIKIFLGYQDRQHVMQFLMGLNDSFSHIRGQILMLDPLPEINKVFSLVVQEEKQREISKNGIVDTVAFMSKVQDSNTEIRKFNSGKQQTRREKLYCTHCGMNNHTMDKCYKIHGYPPGFKQNFTNSRQKGKFQASANQVSGQTLSNPFENFNQLPFSQEDYQKLLSLIHSQPDDNTNHQAANVISKSVAHSTQGAYPMKDDWDS, from the exons ATGGATGATATTCCAACTTGTTATCATCTACAGAATGGTGATTCACCAGGAACAATTCTGGTGTCAAACATCCTCACTGGGGACAATTATCATTCATGGAGCAGGTCCATGGTCATGGCGTTTAAAGCAAAGAACAAGATTGGATTTGTGGATGGATCAATTCGTCAACCAATTTTCACAGATAATACATACGAATTATGGGAAAGATGCAACAATATGGTGTCTTCTTGGTTAATCAATTCTGTTTCAAAGGAGATTGGTTGCAGCATAATATGTGCAAAATCAGCAAGGGATATGTGTCTGGATTTAAAGAACCGTTTTACTCAAGGTAATGGTCCAAGAATCTATCAATTGCAAAAAGATTTGTCAGTCTTGATGCAAGCAGATTTATCTGTACGAGATTATTATACAAGATTCAAATCTTTATGGGATGAATTGTTAGATTACAATCAAGTTCCTTCATGTTCATGTGGAGCCTTACAAAAGTGCAAGTGTGGTGCAATAAAGATCTTTCTGGGATATCAAGATCGACAACACGTGATGCAGTTTCTGATGGGTTTAAATGACAGTTTTTCTCACATCAGAGGGCAAATTCTGATGTTAGATCCTTTACCAGAAATaaacaaagttttttctttggtagtacaagaagaaaagcaaagagAAATTAGCAAGAATGGTATTGTGGATACTGTTGCTTTCATGAGCAAAGTGCAAGATTCAAACACAGAAATAAGAAAGTTTAATTCTGGAAAACAACAGACAAGAAGAGAAAAACTGTATTGCACTCATTGTGGTATGAATAATCATACAATGGACAAATGTTACAAGATTCATGGCTATCCTCCCGGATTCAAGCAAAATTTCACTAATAGTCGACAGAAAGGAAAGTTTCAAGCATCTGCTAATCAAGTTTCGGGTCAAACTTTGAGTAATCCTTTTGAGAACTTTAATCAATTGCCTTTCTCTCAAGAAGATTATCAAAAGTTGTTATCTTTAATTCACTCACAACCTGATGATAATACCAATCATCAAGCAGCAAATGTTATTTCTAAATCTGTTGCTCATTCCACTCAAG GAGCATACCCCATGAAAGATGATTGGGATAGCTAG
- the LOC109019350 gene encoding protein JINGUBANG-like, translating to MIEKHQQQLNPPLVEKGEVDPLYQILSNKKSVSPLYFPLTSPLPHSSFFALSLSHVPFSRIDSEREEKQIHPMVDLAVSEIKPSTPLLSVASSTSSTGTSSASSEANDSSATSLRFELQDVKYQLSCTTLSGSYSYRSLAILSGHIGSVSCLALCGEFILSASQGKDIIVWQQPDLKIFTKFGQGDGSVKALATVGNQVFTAHQDSRIRVWKVSRRSENIFRLVDTLPTTKDYLGKFMKQSNYVQTRRNHKKLWIEHADSISCLTVHNGLIYSGSWDKTLKVWRLSDLKCLESIKAHDDAINGLVASNGIVYSASADGKIKAWGKEGKSSHSLKGILEGHKDVSLNSVIVSEDGRWVYGGGSDGYVMAWEGSGNLLSWKVACETKAHQMAVLCMSLMGEILCSGSADKSIGIWKREAYGELIKVGVISGHEGPIKCLQASTRNVGGGFLLYSGSLDKSIRVWWVPNNSANRDDTSPTENAVKNSINLC from the exons ATGATAGAAAAACACCAACAACAGCTCAATCCTCCATTGGTGGAAAAAGGCGAGGTGGACCCTCTG TACCAAATTCTTTCCAATAAGAAATCCGTGTCCCCCCTATATTTTCCTCTTACATCTCCGCTCCCCCATTCATCTTTCTTTgcgctctctctttctcacgtACCCTTTTCCAGAATAGACtcggagagagaggaaaaacagATTCATCCAATGGTTGATCTTGCAGTTTCAGAAATCAAACCTTCAACCCCATTACTGTCTGTAGCAAGCAGCACCAGCAGTACCGGTACGAGCAGTGCCAGCAGTGAGGCCAATGACAGCTCGGCAACATCCCTCCGTTTCGAGCTCCAAGATGTCAAGTATCAGTTATCTTGTACAACTCTTTCTGGATCATACTCGTATCGATCTTTGGCTATTCTTTCAGGCCATATTGGTTCAGTTTCTTGCTTGGCCCTATGCGGCGAGTTCATATTGAGTGCTTCACAAGGCAAGGATATCATAGTCTGGCAGCAGCCGGATTTGAAGATATTCACAAAGTTTGGACAGGGAGATGGTTCGGTGAAGGCGCTAGCAACGGTTGGAAACCAGGTCTTTACAGCGCACCAAGATAGTAGGATTAGAGTTTGGAAGGTGTCGAGGAGGTCAGAGAATATATTCAGGCTTGTTGACACCCTCCCAACGACTAAGGACTATTTGGGGAAGTTCATGAAGCAAAGCAATTATGTCCAAACTCGGCGAAACCACAAAAAGTTGTGGATTGAACACGCCGATAGTATCTCTTGCTTAACGGTCCATAATGGGTTGATTTACTCGGGGTCGTGGGATAAGACACTCAAGGTGTGGAGGCTATCAGATTTGAAGTGCTTGGAATCGATTAAAGCCCATGATGATGCAATTAATGGGTTGGTGGCAAGTAATGGAATTGTGTATTCGGCTTCCGCAGATGGGAAGATTAAAGCTTGGGGAAAGGAGGGGAAGAGCTCACATTCTTTGAAGGGGATTTTGGAAGGTCATAAGGACGTTTCACTTAATTCGGTTATCGTTTCTGAGGATGGAAGGTGGGTTTATGGAGGGGGATCAGATGGGTATGTGATGGCGTGGGAGGGGAGTGGGAATTTGTTGAGTTGGAAGGTGGCATGTGAGACAAAAGCACATCAAATGGCTGTTCTGTGTATGAGCCTGATGGGGGAAATTTTGTGCAGTGGCTCTGCAGATAAGAGTATTGGTATATGGAAAAGAGAGGCTTATGGTGAGCTTATTAAAGTTGGGGTCATAAGTGGCCATGAAGGTCCAATCAAGTGTTTGCAGGCATCAACCAGGAATGTTGGTGGTGGGTTCTTGCTCTATAGTGGAAGCCTTGATAAAAGCATAAGAGTTTGGTGGGTTCCCAATAACTCTGCCAACAGAGATGATACCTCACCAACAGAAAATGCAGTGAAGAATTCTATCAACTTGTGTTAG
- the LOC108991084 gene encoding uncharacterized protein LOC108991084: protein MTVLNTNSLLLAVFAILGILMSNNNGNMVAVQACIGDLQALRTYCANFLEKNMAKSNPSPMCCSVFMTLNVICTCNHITKEVEQVIDMEKFFYAAKYCGMPLLAGTQCGSFSVPP from the exons ATGACAGTTTTGAACACCAATAGCTTGCTTTTGGCTGTCTTTGCCATCCTTGGGATTCTGATGTCCAATAACAACGGCAACATGGTTGCTGTCCAAGCTTGCATAGGTGATCTGCAGGCGTTGAGAACTTACTGTGCTAATTTCCTTGAAAAGAATATGGCAAAGTCGAACCCGTCTCCAATGTGCTGCAGTGTTTTCATGACTTTGAACGTTATATGCACGTGCAACCATATCACCAAGGAAGTCGAGCAGGTGATTGACATGGAGAAATTTTTCTATGCAGCAAAGTACTGTGGCATGCCACTCCTCGCGGGGACCCAGTGTGgaa GTTTCTCAGTTCCCCCATGA
- the LOC108991083 gene encoding uncharacterized protein LOC108991083, with protein MTVFNTNILLLAVFAILGILMSNDNSNMVAGQACQGDLQGLITQCAMFVQKNVPKSNPSPGCCSVIQTVDIPCACKHITKEVEQMVDMEKVVFVAKYCGRAIPPGTQCGSYTVPP; from the exons ATGACAGTTTTCAATACCAATATCTTGCTTTTGGCTGTCTTTGCCATCCTTGGGATTCTGATGTCCAATGACAACAGCAACATGGTTGCTGGCCAAGCTTGCCAAGGTGATCTGCAGGGTTTGATAACTCAATGTGCTATGTTCGTTCAAAAGAATGTGCCAAAGTCGAACCCCTCCCCAGGCTGCTGCAGTGTTATCCAGACTGTGGACATTCCATGCGCGTGCAAGCATATCACTAAGGAGGTCGAGCAAATGGTTGACATGGAGAAAGTAGTCTTTGTAGCGAAGTACTGTGGCAGGGCAATCCCCCCAGGGACCCAGTGTGGaa GTTACACAGTTCCCCCATGA